From Medicago truncatula cultivar Jemalong A17 chromosome 7, MtrunA17r5.0-ANR, whole genome shotgun sequence, a single genomic window includes:
- the LOC11418117 gene encoding uncharacterized protein translates to MAGLQQYNFFPTDLFYPRPQPEQSTTSPTVLPLKTPNGEDLPQTQQKQPARSMIKVNPSTSSLVYTHKTQSFGVVDNNMSKFSLDPLSLMVWMDQEDQE, encoded by the coding sequence ATGGCTGGTCTTCAACAATATAACTTTTTTCCAACCGATCTCTTCTACCCTCGTCCACAGCCTGAACAATCCACAACTTCTCCCACCGTGCTTCCTCTCAAAACTCCAAACGGTGAAGATCTTCCTCAGactcaacaaaaacaaccaGCTAGGAGCATGATCAAAGTAAACCCTTCTACTTCTTCTTTGGTTTATACTCACAAAACACAATCTTTTGGTGTCGTTGACAATAACATGTCTAAATTTTCACTAGACCCACTTTCTTTGATGGTTTGGATGGATCAAGAGGATCAAGAATAG
- the LOC11417406 gene encoding uncharacterized protein: MAGLQQYNFFPTDLFYPRPQPQQSTASPNVLPLKTPNSEDLPQTQQQQPASSMIKATPSTSSLVYTHNTQSFAVVDNNISKLSLNPLSLMVWMDQEDEE; this comes from the coding sequence ATGGCTGGTCTTCAACAATACAACTTTTTTCCAACTGATCTCTTCTACCCTCGTCCACAACCTCAACAATCTACTGCTTCTCCTAACGTGCTTCCTCTCAAAACTCCAAATAGTGAAGATCTTCCAcaaactcaacaacaacaaccagctAGTAGCATGATCAAAGCCACCCCTTCTACTTCATCTTTGGTTTATACTCACAACACACAATCTTTTGCTGTTGTTGACAATAACATATCTAAATTGTCACTAAACCCACTTTCTTTGATGGTTTGGATGGatcaagaagatgaagaataa
- the LOC11422708 gene encoding gibberellin-regulated protein 13, with amino-acid sequence MARKMCIVVLFLVQMLLLPLQNHAEIVVSTVEAPAPQPSKSSGTNQFPNHGITEGSLQPQECGPRCTNRCSNTQYKKPCLFFCNKCCAKCLCVPPGYYGNKQVCPCYNNWKTKRGGPKCP; translated from the exons ATGGCAAGAAAAATGTGCATTGTTGTACTCTTCCTAGTTCAAATGCTGCTTCTTCCTCTACAAAACCAT GCTGAGATTGTTGTGTCCACCGTTGAGGCTCCAGCTCCACAACCTAGCAAAAGCAGTGGCACTAATCAATTTCCCAAT CATGGCATCACTGAAGGCAGTCTTCAACCACAAG AATGTGGACCACGATGCACTAATAGATGCTCAAACACACAATACAAGAAGCCATGCTTATTCTTTTGCAACAAGTGTTGTGCCAAGTGTTTGTGTGTGCCTCCTGGCTATTATGGCAACAAGCAGGTTTGCCCTTGCTACAACAACTGGAAGACCAAAAGGGGAGGACCCAAATGCCCTTAA